In one Pygocentrus nattereri isolate fPygNat1 chromosome 21, fPygNat1.pri, whole genome shotgun sequence genomic region, the following are encoded:
- the rbm39a gene encoding RNA-binding protein 39a isoform X1 produces MADDFDIEAMLEAPFKKDETKSISSNGHEDRSKKKKKSRSRSRSRERKRSKSRSRSRERKRSKSRERKRTRSREKSRERKRSRSRDKRRSRSKERRRSRSRSRERGGRFRVSFSGLKFNGGSRGKTGPPPAIKLSRKRSRSRSPFRRDKSPIRQPIDNLTPEERDARTVFCMQLAARIRPRDLEEFFSAVGKVRDVRMISDRNSRRSKGIAYIEFVEATSVPLAIGLSGQRLLGVPIIVQASQAEKNRAAATANNLQKGSAGPMRLYVGSLHFNITEDMLRGIFEPFGRIDSIQLMMDTETGRSKGYGFITFADAECAKKALEQLNGFELAGRPMKVGHVTERTDASTASSFLDNDELERTGIDLGTTGRLQLMARLAEGTGLQIPPAAQQALQMSGSMVAMAAATAAMNPGLSFNISMPTNQALNLPSQPIATHCFQLSNMFDPHSENDPGWDIEIQDDVIEECNKHGGVIHIYVDKKSTEGNVYVKCPTIPAAMAAVSALHGRWFGGKMIKAAYVPLPTYHNLFPESVQATQLLMPTRR; encoded by the exons ATGGCCGACGACTTTGACATCGAAGCAATGCTTGAGGCGCCATTTAAAAAG GATGAGACCAAGTCCATAAGTTCCAATGGCCATGAAGACCGGAGTAAGAA gaaaaagaagagcagGAGTCGTAGCAGGAGTAGGGAGCGAAAGAGAAGCAAGAGTCGTAGCAGGAGTAGGGAACGAAAGAGAAGCAAGAGTCGGGAACGTAAAAGGACCCGAAGCCGGGAAAAGAGTCGGGAACGTAAGAGGAGCCGGAGCCGCGACAAGAGACGCAGTCGGAGTAAGGAAAGACGCCGCAGCCGCTCAAGGAGCAGAGAGCGCGGAGGCCGCTTCAGAGTGTCCTT TTCTGGCCTGAAATTTAACGGTGGTTCCAGGGGGAAGACTGGCCCACCACCTGCCATCAAACTAAG CCGTAAAAGGTCTAGAAGCCGCAGCCCTTTCAGAAGAGACAAAAGCCCTATCAG ACAACCCATAGATAACCTTACGCCAGAGGAGAGGGATGCACGTACAGTTTTCTGCATGCAGCTTGCTGCCAGAATCCGGCCACGGGACCTGGAAGAGTTCTTCTCTGCTGTGGGAAAA GTAAGAGATGTGAGGATGATCTCTGACAGGAACTCCAGGAGATCCAAAGGCATTGCTTACATTGAATTTGTGGAAGCCACTTCTGTGCCTCTGGCAATTGGCCTGTCTGGACAAAGGCTGCTAGGTGTACCGATCATTGTTCAGGCTtcacag GCTGAAAAGAACAGAGCAGCTGCAACGGCAAACAACTTGCAGAAAGGCAGTGCTGGGCCTATGAGGCTTTATGTTGGCTCACTTCACTTCAATATCACTGAGGACATGCTCAGAGGAATCTTTGAACCATTTGGACGG ATTGATAGTATTCAGCTTATGATGGATACTGAAACAGGGCGATCCAAAGGATATGGCTTTATCACA TTTGCTGATGCTGAATGTGCTAAGAAAGCCTTGGAGCAGCTAAATGGCTTTGAGCTGGCTGGCAGGCCAATGAAAGTGGGTCATGTGACTGAGCGCACCGATGCGTCCACAGCAAGCTCCTTCCTGGATAATGATGAGTTGGAGAGGACTGGCATCGACCTGGGCACTACTGGAAGGCTGCAGCTCATGGCCAGGCTGGCTGAAG gTACTGGTCTGCAGATCCCTCCAGCTGCACAGCAGGCTCTTCAGATGAGTGGCTCCATGGTTGCAATGGCAGCAGCTACAG CGGCTATGAATCCTGGGTTAAGTTTCAACATCAGCATGCCCACAAACCAAGCTTTAAATCTACCATCTCAGCCTATTGCCACACACTGCTTCCAGCTTTCTAACATGTTTGATCCACACTC GGAGAATGATCCTGGATGGGATATTGAAATCCAAGATGATGTAATTGAAGAATGTAACAAACATGGTGGTGTTATTCATATATATGTGGACAAGAAATCTACTGAG GGAAATGTATATGTGAAGTGTCCAACCATCCCTGCTGCTATGGCCGCAGTAAGTGCATTACATGGACGTTGGTTTGGAG GTAAAATGATCAAAGCAGCATATGTCCCCCTGCCAACATACCACAATCTGTTCCCTGAGTCAGTGCAAGCAACACAGCTTCTTATGCCTACTCGCCGGTGA
- the rbm39a gene encoding RNA-binding protein 39a isoform X2, translating into MKDETKSISSNGHEDRSKKKKKSRSRSRSRERKRSKSRSRSRERKRSKSRERKRTRSREKSRERKRSRSRDKRRSRSKERRRSRSRSRERGGRFRVSFSGLKFNGGSRGKTGPPPAIKLSRKRSRSRSPFRRDKSPIRQPIDNLTPEERDARTVFCMQLAARIRPRDLEEFFSAVGKVRDVRMISDRNSRRSKGIAYIEFVEATSVPLAIGLSGQRLLGVPIIVQASQAEKNRAAATANNLQKGSAGPMRLYVGSLHFNITEDMLRGIFEPFGRIDSIQLMMDTETGRSKGYGFITFADAECAKKALEQLNGFELAGRPMKVGHVTERTDASTASSFLDNDELERTGIDLGTTGRLQLMARLAEGTGLQIPPAAQQALQMSGSMVAMAAATAAMNPGLSFNISMPTNQALNLPSQPIATHCFQLSNMFDPHSENDPGWDIEIQDDVIEECNKHGGVIHIYVDKKSTEGNVYVKCPTIPAAMAAVSALHGRWFGGKMIKAAYVPLPTYHNLFPESVQATQLLMPTRR; encoded by the exons ATGAAG GATGAGACCAAGTCCATAAGTTCCAATGGCCATGAAGACCGGAGTAAGAA gaaaaagaagagcagGAGTCGTAGCAGGAGTAGGGAGCGAAAGAGAAGCAAGAGTCGTAGCAGGAGTAGGGAACGAAAGAGAAGCAAGAGTCGGGAACGTAAAAGGACCCGAAGCCGGGAAAAGAGTCGGGAACGTAAGAGGAGCCGGAGCCGCGACAAGAGACGCAGTCGGAGTAAGGAAAGACGCCGCAGCCGCTCAAGGAGCAGAGAGCGCGGAGGCCGCTTCAGAGTGTCCTT TTCTGGCCTGAAATTTAACGGTGGTTCCAGGGGGAAGACTGGCCCACCACCTGCCATCAAACTAAG CCGTAAAAGGTCTAGAAGCCGCAGCCCTTTCAGAAGAGACAAAAGCCCTATCAG ACAACCCATAGATAACCTTACGCCAGAGGAGAGGGATGCACGTACAGTTTTCTGCATGCAGCTTGCTGCCAGAATCCGGCCACGGGACCTGGAAGAGTTCTTCTCTGCTGTGGGAAAA GTAAGAGATGTGAGGATGATCTCTGACAGGAACTCCAGGAGATCCAAAGGCATTGCTTACATTGAATTTGTGGAAGCCACTTCTGTGCCTCTGGCAATTGGCCTGTCTGGACAAAGGCTGCTAGGTGTACCGATCATTGTTCAGGCTtcacag GCTGAAAAGAACAGAGCAGCTGCAACGGCAAACAACTTGCAGAAAGGCAGTGCTGGGCCTATGAGGCTTTATGTTGGCTCACTTCACTTCAATATCACTGAGGACATGCTCAGAGGAATCTTTGAACCATTTGGACGG ATTGATAGTATTCAGCTTATGATGGATACTGAAACAGGGCGATCCAAAGGATATGGCTTTATCACA TTTGCTGATGCTGAATGTGCTAAGAAAGCCTTGGAGCAGCTAAATGGCTTTGAGCTGGCTGGCAGGCCAATGAAAGTGGGTCATGTGACTGAGCGCACCGATGCGTCCACAGCAAGCTCCTTCCTGGATAATGATGAGTTGGAGAGGACTGGCATCGACCTGGGCACTACTGGAAGGCTGCAGCTCATGGCCAGGCTGGCTGAAG gTACTGGTCTGCAGATCCCTCCAGCTGCACAGCAGGCTCTTCAGATGAGTGGCTCCATGGTTGCAATGGCAGCAGCTACAG CGGCTATGAATCCTGGGTTAAGTTTCAACATCAGCATGCCCACAAACCAAGCTTTAAATCTACCATCTCAGCCTATTGCCACACACTGCTTCCAGCTTTCTAACATGTTTGATCCACACTC GGAGAATGATCCTGGATGGGATATTGAAATCCAAGATGATGTAATTGAAGAATGTAACAAACATGGTGGTGTTATTCATATATATGTGGACAAGAAATCTACTGAG GGAAATGTATATGTGAAGTGTCCAACCATCCCTGCTGCTATGGCCGCAGTAAGTGCATTACATGGACGTTGGTTTGGAG GTAAAATGATCAAAGCAGCATATGTCCCCCTGCCAACATACCACAATCTGTTCCCTGAGTCAGTGCAAGCAACACAGCTTCTTATGCCTACTCGCCGGTGA